In a genomic window of Chaetodon auriga isolate fChaAug3 chromosome 1, fChaAug3.hap1, whole genome shotgun sequence:
- the zdhhc13 gene encoding putative palmitoyltransferase ZDHHC13, whose product MDWSEDDSGHGHMRDSCHHGHAGHSHSHGPRAAHPFMTGFHGQFGKSTDQGMNLSQQPKKRSHMDDSSSWDIVKASQFGILERCKELVEAGYDVRQPDKENVTLLHWAAINNRLELVKYYMSKGAIVDQLGGDLNSTPLHWAIRQGHLPMVIQLMRYGADPSIADGEGYRALHLAILFQHMAIAAYLMAKGQEVDGPDCNGQTPLMLAAQKIIGPEPTNFLIKNNASVNAVDKVNRNTPLHCAVLAGNVDAAHILLEAGASVDAENVNGHTPIDLAHQVHSPLLIHMLNHIKQERIRVNSRCLRIINRYRVFLQFLLCTAMFGSVGAIVDMNSESWLLKGILLACVIGVINVASRNVPGPAFQSLLPATALMASVFWMLVTWCLWFLPDGHSATVQVLFTLNATALLYYYLRTCRTDPGFVKVTEEEKKMNVLVLAEAGCLDPRIFCTSCMTKKPVRANHCFSCDACVAKQDHHSVWTNGCIGARNHHYFVLFLFSLMLMGTWMFYGCFVYWSTRCVLHYEEQGLWGVVSGLVNCSPWLLSIFLLAFYHTCWSGLILVLQLYQIAFLGLTTAERTSLTLHQMKLRQSVSLRQNPYNLGVVRNLVSFFQLRCCGLFKPAVIDWTQQFPPSRDQPVFGHADMV is encoded by the exons ATGGACTGGAGTGAGGATGACAGT GGTCACGGCCACATGCGTGACAGCTGTCACCACGGACATGCAGGTCATTCTCACAGTCACGGGCCGAGAGCGGCGCACCCCTTCATGACGGGTTTCCACGGACAGTTTGGCAAAAGCACGGATCAGGGGATGAACCTCAGTCAGCAGCCGAAGAAACGCTCGCACAtggatgacagcagcagctgggacaTCGTCAAGGCATCGCA GTTCGGCATCCTCGAGCGCTGTAAGGAGCTGGTGGAAGCAGGATATGACGTCAGGCAGCCGGACAAAGAGAACGTCACTCTGCTGCACTGGGCGGCCATCAACAACCGCTTAGAGCTGGTCAA GTATTATATGTCTAAAGGAGCGATCGTGGACCAGCTTGGAGGAGACCTGAACTCGACTCCTCTTCACTGGGCCATAAG GCAGGGCCACCTCCCCATGGTGATCCAGCTGATGAGATACGGAGCGGACCCCTCCATCGCGGACGGAGAAGGTTACCGTGCTCTCCACCTGGCCATCCTCTTCCAGCACATGGCCATAGCAGCTTATCTTATGGCTAAGGGGCAG GAAGTCGATGGGCCTGACTGCAACGGACAAACGCCGCTGATGTTAGCAGCCCAGAAGATCATTGG GCCTGAACCCACAAACTTCTTAATCAAAAACAACGCCTCTGTGAATGCCGTGGACAAAGTGAACAGGAACACTCCGCTGCACTGCGCCGTGCTGGCAGGAAACGTAGACGCCGCCCACATCCTGCTGGAGGCCGGGGCCAGCGTAGACGCAGAAAACGTCAAT GGTCACACGCCCATCGACTTGGCCCACCAGGTGCACAGCCCGCTGCTCATCCACATGCTCAACCACATCAAACAGGAGAGGATTCGCGTCAACTCGCGCTGCCTGCGGATCATCAACAGATACAGG GTCTTTCTGCAGTTTTTGCTCTGCACCGCCATGTTTGGAAGTGTGGGCGCCATCGTTGATATGAACTCAGAGTCCTGGCTGCTCAAAGGGATCCTGCTGGCCTGTGTGATCGGCGTGATCAATGTGGCCTCAAG GAACGTCCCAGGTCCGGCCTTTCAGTCCCTCCTGCCTGCCACAGCTCTCATGGCGTCGGTCTTCTGGATGCTCGTCACCTGGTGCCTCTGGTTCCTGCCTG ATGGGCACAGCGCCACAGTTCAGGTCCTGTTCACTCTGAATGCCACCGCTCTGCTCTACTACTACCTCCGCACCTGCCGGACCGACCCGGGCTTCGTGAAGGTGAccgaagaagagaagaaaatg AATGTGTTGGTGTTGGCTGAAGCCGGCTGTCTGGACCCCAGAATATTCTGCACGTCTTGTATG ACGAAGAAACCGGTGAGAGCCAACCACTGCTTCTCCTGTGATGCCTGCGTGGCGAAGCAGGACCACCACTCAGTGTGGACCAACGGCTGCATCG GCGCGAGGAACCACCACTACtttgtcctcttcctgttctcCCTCATGCTGATGGGGACCTGGATGTTCTACGGTTGCTTCGTGT actgGTCGACTCGCTGCGTGCTGCATTACGAGGAGCAGGGCCTGTGGGGCGTCGTCTCCGGCCTGGTCAACTGCTCCCCCTGGCTGCTCAGCATCTTCCTGCTGGCCTTCTATCACACCTGCTGGTCCGGCCTGATCCTGGTGCTGCAGCTCTACCAG ATTGCCTTCCTGGGACTGACCACGGCAGAGCGCACGAGCCTGACACTCCACCAAATGAAACTCCGACAATCCGTCTCCCTGAGACAGAATCCATACAA TCTGGGCGTGGTGCGGAACCTGGTTTCCTTCTTCCAGCTGCGTTGCTGCGGCCTCTTCAAACCGGCCGTCATCGACTGGACGCAGCAGTTCCCGCCCAGCCGCGACCAGCCCGTGTTCGGACACGCCGACATGGTCTGA
- the csrp3 gene encoding cysteine and glycine-rich protein 3 isoform X1 yields the protein MPNWGGGAQCAACEKTVYHAEEVQCNGRSFHKTCFICMSCRKGLDSTTVAAHESEIYCKSCYGKKYGPKGYGYGQGAGALSSDPPGPNADLQPRDSKPQPASSNSTANKFSQKFGGSDRCPRCSKAVYAAEKVMGAGKPWHKSCFRCALCGKSLESTTVTDKDGELYCKVCYAKNFGPKGFGLGNAAMLEERE from the exons ATGCCAAACTGGGGAGGAGGTGCCCAGTGTGCCGCCTGTGAGAAGACGGTGTACCATGCGGAGGAGGTGCAGTGCAACGGGAGGAGCTTCCATAAGACCTGCTTCATCTGCA tgagctgcagaaAAGGCCTGGACAGCACCACCGTCGCGGCGCACGAATCTGAGATTTACTGCAAGTCCTGTTACGGCAAGAAATATGGGCCAAAAGGCTACGGGTACGGGCAAGGAGCCGGAGCTCTGAGCTCTGATCCTCCTGGACCCAACGCAGACCTGCAGCCTCGTGA CTCTAAACCACAACCAGCGTCTTCAAACTCCACCGCTAATAAATTTTCCCAGAAGTTCGGAGGTTCAGACCGCTGCCCTCGCTGCTCCAAAGCCGTCTACGCAGCAGAGAAGGTGATGGGAGCCGGGAAG cccTGGCATAAAAGCTGTTTCCGCTGCGCCCTGTGTGGTAAAAGCCTGGAGTCGACCACGGTGACAGACAAGGATGGAGAGCTTTACTGtaaag TCTGCTACGCCAAAAACTTCGGGCCGAAGGGCTTTGGGCTGGGGAACGCCGCCATGTTGGAGGAACGAGAGTGA
- the e2f8 gene encoding transcription factor E2F8, giving the protein MGPLATPKKGREAGSVDPWTPTSNLKMLISAASPDIRNREKELCMDNEARDGVDSIQDTENGEESEKMISRKEKSLGLLCHKFLARYPDCPNPALNNDICLDDVATELNVERRRIYDIMNVLESLHMVSRSAKNRYAWHGRTKLAQTLAILKQVGEEHRYGQQMQQIRQRLLDKEFDFEGEEKENEEVVVDLESGEQGQKELFFVELPGVEFRAASVNSRKDKSLRVMSQKFVMLFLVSSPRVVSLDVAAKILIGEDQGADQDKNKFKTKVRRLYDIANVLRSLKLIEKVHVTEERGRKPAFEWVGPEEFPQVKDLQNSASESSSKKKSVLESRASVDNCAKNLFSSPGAKRSFTRHPSLIKLARSIQDDRRKISSAPSSPVKSALSDTSSTDFPNKMAQLAAICQIELDQESVTGVEHPKPAAAKADAAAVRLAPTSSSQAPLLPPTQEPGVNTTVHLTPHTPLAALPAGSVAYIPAQCSSLIPVLLPQQRGAGPYAVYLQPSSPRSNPLARPQPTSLAVRSMTFEDKTGQSPTGQNTARSQPASGVSDVSPAAPKRQSSDSASEGSPSKAKKTDPNFKDTSPKLCEILQARLKARRSTLLSGRPSPRALHLDPEFVNTPGGAVASQTLEQSLETFLDREDKTANSDSEAGLTPVRAVPLMPGQLHAETLVPAGYLIPISQQSLISYKENNKASTPTYNIFQTPTAGSRPSPAQEITPTNLRLHKPAAAAASSPLTTQQGHRLHSPSPAILNFTLQNLGLISGSSPGNGFAAPQTPEGASPLALQQRGMVFIKPVSPVPIQQAAPGQPVALISVQQPLMTTPKGAGLPQHSFFHTPVPLSPLAAVVTTGGHLAAKPVYIPQRKLDVAAEDS; this is encoded by the exons ATGGGTCCCCTCGCTACGCCTAAAAAGGGAAGGGAAGCGGGTTCAGTCGATCCCTGGACGCCAACGTCCAACCTTAAAATGCTCATCAGTGCAGCTAGTCCTGACATCAGGAACCGAGAGAAGGAGCTGTGCATGGACAACGAGGCGCGGGACGGTGTTGACTCCATACAG GACACTGAAAATGGAGAAGAGTcggagaaaatgatcagcaggaAAGAGAAGAGTCTGGGTTTGCTCTGTCATAAATTCCTCGCCCGCTACCCAGACTGCCCGAATCCTGCCCTCAATAACGACATCTGCCTGGACGACGTGGCCACTGAGCTCA ACGTGGAACGCAGGCGCATCTACGACATCATGAACGTGCTGGAGAGTCTCCACATGGTCAGCCGCTCAGCCAAGAACCGCTACGCGTGGCACGGCCGGACCAAGCTGGCTCAGACTCTGGCCATTTTGAAGCAGGTGGGCGAGGAGCACAGGTACGGCCAGCAGATGCAGCAGATCCGGCAGCGTCTCCTGGACAAAGAGTTTGACTttgaaggggaggagaaggagaacgaggaggtggtggtggactTGGAGAGTGGAGAGCAGGGGCAGAAGGAGCTCTTCTTTGTGGAGCTTCCGGGAGTAGAGTTCAGAGCAG CCTCTGTTAACAGTCGGAAAGACAAGTCTCTGAGGGTGATGAGCCAGAAGTTCGTCATGCTCTTCCTGGTGTCTAGTCCTCGTGTGGTTAGTCTGGATGTGGCCGCCAAGATCCTGATCGGAGAGGACCAGGGTGCAGATCAAGACAAGAACAAGTTCAAGA CCAAAGTGCGACGGCTGTACGATATAGCTAACGTGCTGCGGAGCCTGAAGCTGATCGAGAAGGTCCACGTGACAGAAGAGAGGGGCAGGAAACCGGCCTTTGAATGGGTCGGCCCCGAAGAATTCCCACAAGTCAAAG ACTTGCAGAACTCCGCGTCTGAAAGCTCATCCAAGAAGAAAAGTGTGCTGGAGTCTCGTGCGTCGGTAGATAACTGTGCCAAAAACCTGTTCTCATCGCCCGGGGCCAAGCGTAGCTTCACCCGACACCCCTCCCTCATAAAGCTGGCCAGGAGCATTCAGGATGACCGTCGCAAGATCAGTTCTGCCCCCAGCAGTCCCGTCAAGAGCGCCCTCA gtGATACTTCAAGCACTGACTTCCCGAACAAAATGGCTCAACTTGCTGCTATTTGTCAGATTGAACTTGACCAGGAGTCAGT GACCGGAGTCGAACATCCAAAGCCCGCTGCTGCTAAGGCGGACGCAGCTGCCGTGAGGTTAGCGCcgacctcctcctctcaggcGCCGTTACTACCTCCAACCCAGGAGCCTGGAGTCAACACTACTGTCCACCTCACCCCCCACACCCCGCTGGCAGCCCTGCCCGCGGGCTCCGTCGCATACATCCCTGCACAGTGTTCATCCCTGATCCCCGTGTTGTTACCTCAGCAGAGGGGGGCCGGGCCCTACGCCGTGTACTTGCAGCCTTCTTCTCCCAGGTCGAATCCTCTGGCCAGGCCACAGCCGACCAGCCTCGCCGTGCGCTCTATGACCTTCGAGGATAAGACCGGGCAGAGTCCGACAGGTCAAAATACAGCCAGGAGCCAGCCGGCCTCCGGGGTGTCGGACGTCAGCCCCGCGGCGCCCAAACGGCAGAGCTCAGATTCAGCCTCAGAGGGCAGCCCCTCCAAAGCCAAGAAGACGGACCCCAACTTTAAG GACACCTCTCCAAAGCTGTGTGAGATCCTTCAGGCCCGTCTGAAGGCCCGTCGCAGCACTCTGCTCTCAGGACGGCCCTCGCCTCGCGCCCTCCACCTGGACCCAGAGTTTGTAAACACCCCCGGCGGTGCTGTAGCCAGTCAGACACTAGAGCAGAGCTTGGAGACCTtcctggacagagaggacaagacGGCGAACTCTGACAGCGAGGCGGGATTGACGCCGGTCAGAGCCGTGCCCCTGATGCCAGGACAGCTCCACGCTGAG ACTTTAGTCCCGGCGGGATATCTAATCCCAATCTCCCAGCAATCCCTCATCAGCTACAAGGAAAACAACAAGGCCTCAACTCCCACTTACAACATCTTCCAAACACCGACAGCAG GCTCCAGACCCTCCCCGGCCCAGGAGATCACACCCACCAACCTTCGTCTTCACAAAcccgccgccgctgctgcttcCTCGCCTCTCACCACCCAGCAGGGCCACCGCCTCCACAGCCCCAGTCCGGCCATCCTCAACTTCACCCTGCAGAACCTGGGTCTGATCTCAGGCTCCAGCCCAGGAAACGGCTTCGCGGCCCCCCAGACTCCGGAGGGTGCCAGCCCTCTGGCtttgcagcagagaggcatGGTTTTCATCAAACCCGTGTCCCCTGTGCCCATCCAGCAGGCTGCACCCGGGCAGCCAGTGGCCCTGATCAGTGTACAGCAG CCTCTGATGACCACCCCCAAAGGGGCCGGCCTCCCCCAGCACAGCTTCTTCCACACGCCGgtccccctctcccctctggCCGCCGTGGTCACCACCGGCGGACACCTGGCCGCCAAACCTGTTTACATCCCTCAGAGGAAGCTGGACGTGGCCGCCGAGGACTCCTGA
- the csrp3 gene encoding cysteine and glycine-rich protein 3 isoform X2 gives MPNWGGGAQCAACEKTVYHAEEVQCNGRSFHKTCFICMSCRKGLDSTTVAAHESEIYCKSCYGKKYGPKGYGYGQGAGALSSDPPGPNADLQPRDSKPQPASSNSTANKFSQKFGGSDRCPRCSKAVYAAEKVMGAGKPWHKSCFRCALCGKSLESTTVTDKDGELYFCYAKNFGPKGFGLGNAAMLEERE, from the exons ATGCCAAACTGGGGAGGAGGTGCCCAGTGTGCCGCCTGTGAGAAGACGGTGTACCATGCGGAGGAGGTGCAGTGCAACGGGAGGAGCTTCCATAAGACCTGCTTCATCTGCA tgagctgcagaaAAGGCCTGGACAGCACCACCGTCGCGGCGCACGAATCTGAGATTTACTGCAAGTCCTGTTACGGCAAGAAATATGGGCCAAAAGGCTACGGGTACGGGCAAGGAGCCGGAGCTCTGAGCTCTGATCCTCCTGGACCCAACGCAGACCTGCAGCCTCGTGA CTCTAAACCACAACCAGCGTCTTCAAACTCCACCGCTAATAAATTTTCCCAGAAGTTCGGAGGTTCAGACCGCTGCCCTCGCTGCTCCAAAGCCGTCTACGCAGCAGAGAAGGTGATGGGAGCCGGGAAG cccTGGCATAAAAGCTGTTTCCGCTGCGCCCTGTGTGGTAAAAGCCTGGAGTCGACCACGGTGACAGACAAGGATGGAGAGCTTTACT TCTGCTACGCCAAAAACTTCGGGCCGAAGGGCTTTGGGCTGGGGAACGCCGCCATGTTGGAGGAACGAGAGTGA